CGCTCGGCGATCAGCGCCTCGATGGTTTCGATGATCAAGTCCACGGCTTTTTGTTTTTTGTCTTCTTGTTTTTTGTCTTCCTCGGCTTTAGCGGCCCCCTTCTTGAGCGCCGGGCCCGGACTCGGTTTAGCGCCTGTTTTTTTGATCTTTTTCTTTTTGGCCTCTTCCTCCCGAACCAGGTCGTCGTAATAGATGAACTCATCGCAGTTGGATATCAGCAGGTCCGAGGAGGAATTTTTCACCCCGCAGCCGATGACCACCTTGTTGTTTTCGCGCAGCTTGCTCACCAAAGGCGAAAAATCCGAGTCCCCGCTGATAATGACAAAGGTCTCCACGTGGCTCTTGGTATAGCAAAGGTCCAGGGCGTCGACCACCATGCGGATGTCGGCCGAATTCTTGCCCGACTGACGTACATGGGGGATTTCGATCAGCTCGAAGGCGGCCTCGTGCATGACCTTCTTAAACTCCTTGTAGCGCTCCCAGTCGCAGTAGGCCTTCTT
This is a stretch of genomic DNA from Candidatus Desulfatibia profunda. It encodes these proteins:
- a CDS encoding NYN domain-containing protein → MASQVEIKNMALFCDFENIALGVRDAKYAKFDIQKVLERLLLKGSIVVKKAYCDWERYKEFKKVMHEAAFELIEIPHVRQSGKNSADIRMVVDALDLCYTKSHVETFVIISGDSDFSPLVSKLRENNKVVIGCGVKNSSSDLLISNCDEFIYYDDLVREEEAKKKKIKKTGAKPSPGPALKKGAAKAEEDKKQEDKKQKAVDLIIETIEALIAERGESDKIWSSMVKQALKRRKPGFNESYYGFRSFSQLLEDGQRRGLLELERDERSGGYIIHLPAHED